Proteins from a genomic interval of Xanthomonas sp. AM6:
- a CDS encoding TolB-like protein: MRTPALPLALAASLLCAPSAFALSEFGIEGMGVVSTKASETRASVAADGQRIVWASPDRAGGPGGGDLWQATLRDGRWVDAQPLPAPLNAPGADSDPFFSADGHWLYFASDRAGGHGGSDLYRAPLLADGRYGPPQNLGAAVNSRGDERAPTLSLDGTRLLFASDGHGGAGGQDLFVARLQGQAFGRPQALDGVNSADDETDAAWLGDGRALLFARARKAHGAQLLLAQCAGGRYAQPQPLALSFNGADGDTRGAVLDASKPAELLVAGSARAPKAGKLDVYRMKAPAASGSGDCAGGR; the protein is encoded by the coding sequence ATGCGGACCCCCGCCCTGCCGCTCGCGCTGGCCGCGAGTTTACTCTGCGCGCCGTCGGCGTTCGCGCTTTCCGAATTCGGCATCGAGGGCATGGGCGTGGTCTCGACCAAGGCCAGCGAGACCCGCGCCAGCGTGGCCGCCGACGGCCAGCGCATCGTCTGGGCCAGTCCCGACCGCGCCGGCGGGCCGGGCGGCGGCGACCTGTGGCAGGCCACTTTGCGCGACGGGCGCTGGGTCGACGCGCAGCCGCTGCCGGCGCCGTTGAACGCGCCCGGCGCCGACAGCGACCCGTTCTTCAGCGCCGACGGGCACTGGCTGTACTTCGCCTCCGACCGCGCCGGCGGCCACGGCGGCAGCGACCTGTACCGCGCGCCGCTGCTGGCCGACGGCCGCTACGGGCCGCCGCAGAACCTGGGCGCGGCGGTGAATTCGCGCGGCGACGAGCGTGCGCCGACGCTGTCGCTGGACGGCACCCGGCTGCTGTTCGCCAGCGACGGCCACGGTGGCGCCGGCGGCCAGGACCTGTTCGTGGCGCGGCTGCAGGGCCAGGCCTTCGGCCGGCCGCAGGCGCTGGACGGCGTCAACAGCGCCGACGACGAAACCGACGCCGCCTGGCTGGGCGACGGCCGCGCGCTGCTGTTCGCGCGGGCGCGCAAGGCGCACGGCGCGCAGCTGTTGCTGGCGCAGTGCGCCGGCGGGCGCTACGCGCAACCGCAACCGCTGGCCTTGTCGTTCAACGGCGCCGACGGCGACACGCGCGGCGCGGTCCTGGATGCGTCCAAGCCGGCCGAACTGCTGGTCGCCGGCAGCGCACGCGCGCCGAAGGCCGGCAAGCTCGACGTGTACCGGATGAAGGCTCCTGCGGCGAGCGGCAGCGGCGATTGTGCGGGTGGGCGCTGA
- the aroE gene encoding shikimate dehydrogenase, protein MPTSRYAVFGHPVTHSLSPRIHAAFAKQTGIALQYDAIDALPDGFAAALAAFAAQGGLGANVTMPLKEAAYAHSVIHSERAQRAGAVNTLSYRDGQWHGDNTDGAGLVRDLTGRNGLDLRGRRALLLGAGGAARGVAPALLEAGVQQLMIVNRSPERADALVDALGEPARAISRYWEDLRELGDFELIVNATAAGRDEAAGFSLPLSLVNSMTLAVDLNYGEIAIPFLAWARAANCRDTVDGLGMLVEQAAESFERWHGVRPDTDPVYAALRARDAVLVSAD, encoded by the coding sequence ATGCCCACATCCCGCTATGCCGTGTTCGGCCATCCCGTCACCCACTCGCTGTCGCCGCGCATCCATGCCGCCTTCGCCAAGCAGACCGGCATCGCCCTGCAGTACGACGCGATCGACGCCTTGCCGGACGGCTTCGCGGCGGCGCTGGCAGCGTTTGCCGCGCAAGGCGGCCTGGGCGCCAACGTGACCATGCCGCTGAAGGAAGCCGCCTACGCGCACAGCGTCATCCACAGCGAACGCGCGCAGCGCGCCGGGGCGGTCAACACGCTCAGCTACCGCGACGGGCAGTGGCACGGCGACAACACCGATGGCGCCGGCCTGGTGCGCGACCTGACCGGGCGCAACGGCCTGGACCTGCGCGGCCGCCGCGCGCTGCTGCTCGGCGCCGGCGGCGCCGCGCGCGGCGTGGCGCCGGCGCTGCTGGAGGCCGGCGTGCAGCAGCTGATGATCGTCAACCGCTCGCCCGAGCGCGCCGATGCGCTGGTCGACGCGCTGGGCGAACCGGCACGCGCCATCTCCCGCTACTGGGAAGACCTGCGCGAATTGGGCGACTTCGAACTGATCGTCAACGCCACCGCCGCCGGCCGCGACGAAGCCGCCGGCTTCTCGCTGCCGTTGTCGCTGGTCAACAGCATGACCCTGGCGGTGGACCTGAACTACGGCGAGATCGCGATCCCGTTCCTGGCCTGGGCGCGCGCGGCCAACTGCCGCGATACCGTCGATGGCCTGGGCATGCTGGTCGAGCAGGCGGCCGAGAGCTTCGAGCGCTGGCACGGCGTGCGTCCGGACACCGATCCGGTCT
- a CDS encoding sulfite reductase flavoprotein subunit alpha, whose product MTKTLLFQLHWLLGISAGLVLSVMGLSGAALAFEDEIVRWANPPLAEVAARHAAGEAPLPLAELARRLDLGGTHRTTRLLIDPTGTRPSNVRLAGRDGGRLYFDPYTGQTVPEPRLSGVFEFVEDLHRRLAAGERGKAVTGACALVLIFFCLSGLYLRWPRQWWSWRAWWAVEWKRQGRGFLWSLHSVIGTWCLAVYLLIALTGLYWSYDWYRQGLVAVLGGERAENGGGGRGGKPPAVDYARLQAALDALPGVRRAYLDLRLPGRPGQPAIARYLADDPAHSRAFDGVEIDPRSGRVVRRLDYRQQPLGRQLLSSVFALHSGSFFGLPGRVLVMLASLCMPLFFVTGWLLYLDRRRKKRALRSARRGLELVAPAAAEPWLVGFASQSGFAERLAWQAAGQLQAAGVPVQVQSLAQLDAAQLAHTRRALFVVSTFGDGEAPDPARAFDKKVLRQAQALPDLGYALLALGDRQYARFCGFSRRLEQWLAAQGAQALFPAVEVDNADPQALAQWQRQLSAVTGVDAAAPELQAPPSLEWRLAGRALLNPGSAGAPVWRIDLAPPAQAQWQAGDILEVQPCHAADAVRDWLAAHGVAADVPVRAGGVTVPLQAALADRALAPPGHAHELQAWLDALPQLPLREYSIASVPADGLLQLVVRLTRRSDGGAGLGSGWLCLHAPLGAAVQARVRANPGFRRHGDAPLLLIGNGTGIAGLRSLLREAEQAGAHGHWLLFGERNAAHDALFGAELRAWRNSGHLQRLDWAFSRDQPGKVYVQDRLREAADEVRAWLARGATLHVCGSLDGMARGVDAALREILGEEALDALSAAGRYRRDVY is encoded by the coding sequence GTGACCAAGACGCTGTTGTTCCAGCTGCACTGGCTGCTCGGCATCAGCGCCGGGCTGGTGCTGTCGGTGATGGGCCTGAGCGGGGCCGCGCTGGCGTTCGAGGACGAGATCGTGCGCTGGGCCAACCCGCCGCTGGCCGAGGTGGCCGCGCGCCACGCCGCCGGCGAAGCGCCGCTGCCGCTGGCCGAACTGGCGCGGCGGCTGGACCTGGGCGGCACCCACCGCACCACGCGCCTGCTGATCGACCCCACCGGCACGCGCCCCTCCAACGTGCGCCTGGCCGGCCGCGACGGCGGGCGCCTGTATTTCGATCCCTACACCGGGCAGACCGTGCCGGAGCCGCGGCTCAGCGGGGTGTTCGAATTCGTCGAGGACCTGCATCGGCGCCTGGCGGCGGGCGAGCGCGGCAAGGCGGTCACCGGCGCCTGCGCGTTGGTGCTGATCTTCTTCTGCCTGTCCGGGCTGTACCTGCGCTGGCCGCGGCAGTGGTGGAGCTGGCGGGCGTGGTGGGCGGTGGAATGGAAGCGGCAGGGGCGCGGTTTCCTGTGGAGCCTGCATTCGGTGATCGGCACCTGGTGCCTGGCGGTCTACCTGCTGATCGCGCTGACCGGGCTGTACTGGTCCTACGACTGGTACCGGCAGGGGCTGGTGGCGGTGCTCGGCGGCGAGCGCGCGGAGAATGGCGGTGGCGGCCGTGGCGGCAAGCCGCCGGCGGTCGACTATGCGCGGCTGCAGGCCGCGCTCGACGCACTGCCGGGCGTGCGCCGCGCCTACCTGGACCTGCGCCTGCCCGGCCGCCCCGGCCAGCCGGCGATCGCGCGTTACCTGGCGGACGATCCGGCGCACAGCCGCGCCTTCGACGGCGTGGAGATCGACCCGCGCAGCGGTCGCGTCGTGCGCCGCCTGGACTACCGGCAGCAGCCGCTGGGGCGGCAGCTGCTGAGCAGCGTGTTCGCCCTGCACAGCGGCAGTTTCTTCGGCCTGCCCGGGCGCGTGCTGGTGATGCTGGCCAGCCTGTGCATGCCGCTGTTCTTCGTCACCGGCTGGCTGCTGTACCTGGACCGGCGCCGCAAGAAGCGCGCGTTGCGCAGTGCGCGCCGCGGCCTGGAGCTGGTTGCGCCGGCGGCCGCCGAGCCGTGGCTGGTGGGGTTCGCCAGCCAGAGCGGATTCGCCGAGCGCCTGGCCTGGCAGGCCGCCGGCCAGCTGCAGGCGGCCGGGGTGCCGGTGCAGGTGCAGTCGCTGGCGCAGCTGGATGCGGCGCAGCTGGCGCACACGCGGCGCGCGCTGTTCGTGGTCAGCACCTTCGGCGACGGCGAGGCGCCGGACCCGGCGCGGGCCTTCGACAAGAAGGTGCTGCGCCAGGCGCAGGCATTGCCCGACCTCGGCTATGCGCTGCTGGCGCTGGGCGATCGCCAGTACGCGCGCTTCTGCGGGTTCTCGCGCCGGCTGGAGCAGTGGCTGGCCGCGCAGGGCGCGCAGGCGCTGTTTCCGGCGGTGGAGGTGGACAACGCCGATCCGCAGGCGCTGGCGCAGTGGCAGCGGCAGTTGTCCGCGGTGACCGGCGTGGACGCCGCGGCGCCGGAACTGCAGGCGCCGCCGTCGCTGGAATGGCGCCTGGCCGGACGCGCGCTGCTCAATCCCGGCAGCGCCGGCGCGCCGGTGTGGCGCATCGATCTGGCGCCGCCGGCGCAGGCGCAGTGGCAGGCCGGCGACATCCTGGAAGTGCAGCCCTGCCACGCTGCGGATGCCGTGCGCGACTGGCTGGCCGCGCACGGCGTGGCGGCGGACGTGCCGGTGCGCGCCGGTGGCGTGACGGTGCCGTTGCAGGCGGCGCTGGCCGATCGCGCGCTGGCGCCGCCCGGGCACGCGCACGAGCTGCAGGCCTGGCTCGATGCGCTGCCGCAGCTGCCGCTGCGCGAATACTCGATCGCCTCGGTGCCGGCCGACGGCCTGCTGCAACTGGTGGTGCGCCTGACCCGGCGCAGCGACGGCGGCGCCGGCCTGGGCTCGGGCTGGCTGTGCCTGCATGCGCCGCTCGGCGCCGCGGTCCAGGCGCGGGTGCGCGCCAACCCCGGTTTCCGCCGCCATGGCGATGCGCCGCTGCTGCTGATCGGCAACGGCACCGGCATCGCCGGGTTGCGCAGCCTGCTGCGCGAAGCCGAGCAGGCCGGCGCGCACGGGCATTGGCTGCTGTTCGGCGAGCGCAATGCCGCGCACGACGCGCTGTTCGGCGCGGAACTGCGCGCCTGGCGGAACAGCGGCCATCTGCAGCGGCTGGACTGGGCGTTCTCGCGCGACCAGCCAGGCAAGGTCTACGTGCAGGATCGCCTGCGCGAGGCCGCCGACGAGGTGCGCGCCTGGCTCGCGCGCGGCGCCACGCTGCACGTCTGCGGCAGCCTGGACGGCATGGCCCGCGGCGTGGACGCGGCCTTGCGCGAGATCCTGGGCGAGGAGGCGCTGGATGCGCTCAGTGCGGCCGGGCGGTATCGGCGCGACGTGTATTGA